A stretch of Allostreptomyces psammosilenae DNA encodes these proteins:
- a CDS encoding lytic polysaccharide monooxygenase auxiliary activity family 9 protein — MKTNKSTKAVAVLAGLAGAASVVMPAQTAQAHGGMTFPATRTYACYKDGLAWGGGDLNPSNRACVDAIAVSGKTPLWNWFGNLISNAGGRHQEIIPDGNLCGPQQTFAGYRLAHPDWPKTQLTAGADITFRYNAWAPHPGTWYQYVTKDGWNPNEPLGWDDLEPVPFDQVTNPPINGSGPDGAEYTWNATLPEGKSGYHIIYSIWQRSDSPEAFYNCSDVVFN; from the coding sequence GTGAAGACCAACAAGTCCACCAAGGCGGTGGCGGTACTCGCCGGTCTGGCAGGCGCCGCCAGCGTTGTCATGCCTGCGCAGACGGCGCAGGCGCACGGCGGCATGACCTTCCCGGCCACCCGCACCTACGCCTGCTACAAGGACGGGCTGGCCTGGGGCGGCGGCGACCTCAACCCGTCCAACCGGGCGTGCGTCGACGCCATCGCGGTCAGCGGCAAGACCCCGCTGTGGAACTGGTTCGGCAACCTGATCAGCAACGCCGGCGGACGGCACCAGGAGATCATCCCGGACGGCAACCTCTGCGGGCCGCAGCAGACCTTCGCCGGCTACCGCCTCGCCCACCCCGACTGGCCGAAGACGCAGCTCACCGCCGGGGCGGACATCACCTTCCGGTACAACGCCTGGGCGCCCCACCCCGGCACCTGGTACCAGTACGTCACCAAGGACGGCTGGAACCCCAACGAGCCGCTCGGCTGGGACGACCTCGAGCCGGTGCCGTTCGACCAGGTGACCAACCCGCCGATCAACGGCAGCGGCCCCGACGGCGCCGAGTACACCTGGAACGCCACCCTGCCCGAGGGCAAGAGCGGCTACCACATCATCTACTCGATCTGGCAGCGCTCGGACAGCCCCGAAGCCTTCTACAACTGCTCCGACGTCGTCTTCAACTGA
- a CDS encoding calcium-binding protein, producing MSRRADPDPTPRRHSALPFLVLLAAAAALHVLAPATARAVTTCLGHEVTITGTSGDDVLTGTSGVDVIDGGGGDDTIDGLKGDDVLCGGPGDDEIGDGSGANQVDGGDGDDELLLGAGVDAVAGGPGDDHLEGGRGDDTIDGGDGNDYICGDWISTADGTCQETTLGGADTMAGGGGNDTVDGGGTDEVTGDAVDGGLDEDTCVNVDSATNCEHL from the coding sequence ATGTCCCGCCGTGCCGACCCCGATCCCACCCCTCGCCGCCACTCCGCGCTTCCCTTCCTCGTTCTGCTCGCGGCCGCCGCCGCGCTGCACGTCCTGGCGCCCGCCACGGCCCGGGCCGTGACCACCTGCCTGGGTCACGAGGTCACCATCACCGGGACGTCCGGCGACGACGTGCTCACCGGCACCTCCGGCGTCGACGTGATCGACGGGGGCGGCGGCGACGACACCATCGACGGCCTCAAGGGCGACGACGTCCTGTGCGGCGGGCCGGGCGACGACGAGATCGGTGACGGCTCCGGCGCCAACCAGGTGGACGGCGGCGACGGGGACGACGAACTGCTGCTCGGCGCCGGCGTCGACGCGGTCGCCGGCGGCCCCGGCGACGACCACCTCGAAGGCGGGCGGGGCGACGACACCATCGACGGCGGCGACGGCAACGACTACATCTGCGGCGACTGGATCAGCACCGCGGACGGCACCTGCCAGGAGACCACCCTCGGCGGGGCGGACACCATGGCCGGTGGCGGCGGCAACGACACGGTGGACGGCGGCGGCACCGACGAGGTGACCGGGGACGCGGTCGACGGCGGCCTGGACGAGGACACCTGCGTCAACGTCGACTCCGCGACCAACTGCGAGCACCTGTAG
- a CDS encoding MXAN_6230/SCO0854 family RING domain-containing protein codes for MHDLDAVLLRRTGTVHLDGARPAPADSDAAAATDATATTADAGLTALEADLADRGRLLTAPLRAALAALDPAGLVEHGTALLARLDALLGADRTHRPLFSGFPNSVPTDVDQLYGRRILALLRQRPDQPCVLCTRTGTVRAVSPCFHLVCAACWDGAGYTACPVCGRRLTPGDPFTHRVSDGHDDDRPAHGGRRPRDRPAPHPLRPLLLAADRDATAAAELRRLLARATPPTPQDRDDTLLLLTHLAGTAPDEIGRRLPTRIPVRETKALVLAALLRDPRTRAAALAELAARLDTATDVLRLLSAWSDGTAGLDGRPGRMRGVPRWLRRELLAVLDRLDLATAAEEMLRREAWWKRAGEVLHPYEAHARHPRAALAFALLRRTDPFAHQGLYDTMLPTVARHESVVELRYQDTGPRLRLVTWGRLVERALAAADLSTAVTLLRRRPGELLRRLDQLLTLHHRGLGAAVATTPLPEGLADALREALPRVAPGVLLGALGSLRTRTVAGGHRWVDPAKGGLGPAPAAPSPFGQNPFRQNPFGPEALAAGAFADVPRRVFFPRGSVARARSVPELRPPLTERSVGAVLALMEAEVLRRFEHAAARHDGAEGPAGAVAEVAVIDTGLAAVPVPATERTTAKALVPLPRGSAVPLPAGDVVRLFLHWKEPPGVTVDLDLSVAFYGADWRLLGMCDYTRLVWGQRHAVHSGDLTSAPAPDGATEYVDLDLPALAADGVRYAVPVVFGYNDVPFERLPDAFAGLLACDPAAGDLAGGAPAAGSRRQRRPRRSRRGRPGGAHYNPGAVRQRFDLTGDSRVCVPLVVDLAGRTALWVDTHLGAVGGTHGVARHGRAIGLLARDLTRCFEPGRRVSMRELAVWRAAAGGAAEIVERDADGALWSWRRGTAEAAAAFATRVLAGAAPDGVPAVAVDRRVGTGTAGEPRRPEEAAGAAGAPDPVAALIGRRRAFLALRDGTARPVEARGTVYRVFPGEVDGCPNLERLTAGDLLAELAPPGSSDVPTGETVAGPAARPAGRDGR; via the coding sequence GTGCACGACCTCGACGCCGTCCTGCTGCGCCGCACCGGAACCGTCCACCTGGACGGAGCACGGCCAGCGCCCGCGGACTCCGACGCCGCTGCCGCCACGGACGCCACCGCCACCACGGCCGACGCCGGACTGACCGCGCTCGAAGCGGACCTCGCCGACCGCGGCCGGCTGCTCACCGCCCCGCTGCGCGCCGCGCTCGCCGCCCTGGACCCGGCCGGACTCGTCGAACACGGCACCGCCCTCCTCGCCCGGCTCGACGCCCTCCTCGGGGCGGACCGCACCCACCGGCCGCTCTTCAGCGGCTTCCCGAACTCCGTGCCCACCGACGTCGACCAGCTCTACGGCCGCCGCATCCTGGCCCTGCTGCGCCAGCGCCCGGACCAGCCCTGCGTGCTGTGCACCCGCACCGGCACCGTCCGGGCCGTCTCACCCTGCTTCCACCTGGTGTGCGCCGCCTGCTGGGACGGCGCCGGCTACACCGCCTGCCCGGTCTGCGGTCGCCGCCTCACCCCCGGCGATCCCTTCACCCACCGGGTGTCCGACGGACACGACGACGACCGACCGGCCCACGGGGGACGGCGGCCGCGCGACCGCCCCGCGCCGCACCCGCTCCGTCCGCTGCTCCTCGCCGCGGACCGGGACGCCACCGCCGCCGCCGAGCTGCGCCGACTGCTCGCCCGCGCCACCCCGCCCACCCCGCAGGACCGCGACGACACCCTTCTGCTGCTCACCCACCTCGCCGGCACCGCCCCCGACGAGATCGGCCGCCGGCTGCCCACCCGTATCCCGGTGCGCGAGACCAAGGCGCTGGTGCTCGCCGCCCTGCTGCGGGATCCCCGCACCCGCGCGGCGGCGCTCGCCGAACTCGCCGCCCGCCTGGACACCGCCACCGACGTGCTCCGCCTGCTGTCCGCGTGGAGCGACGGCACCGCCGGCCTCGACGGACGCCCGGGGCGGATGCGGGGCGTGCCGCGCTGGCTGCGGCGCGAACTGCTCGCCGTCCTCGACCGACTGGACCTGGCGACCGCCGCCGAGGAGATGCTCCGCCGGGAAGCCTGGTGGAAGCGCGCCGGCGAGGTCCTGCACCCCTACGAGGCCCACGCCCGCCACCCCCGGGCCGCCCTCGCCTTCGCCCTGCTGCGCCGCACCGACCCCTTCGCGCACCAGGGCCTCTACGACACGATGCTGCCCACGGTGGCCCGCCACGAGAGCGTCGTCGAGCTGCGCTACCAGGACACCGGCCCCCGGCTGCGCCTGGTCACCTGGGGACGGCTCGTCGAGCGCGCCCTGGCCGCCGCCGACCTGTCCACGGCGGTGACGCTGCTGCGCCGCCGCCCCGGCGAGCTGCTGCGTCGCCTGGACCAGCTGCTCACCCTGCACCACCGGGGACTCGGTGCGGCGGTCGCCACCACCCCGCTGCCCGAAGGGCTCGCCGACGCGCTGCGCGAGGCGCTGCCGCGCGTTGCGCCCGGGGTCCTGCTGGGCGCGCTCGGCTCCCTCCGCACCCGGACGGTGGCCGGCGGCCACCGCTGGGTGGACCCGGCGAAGGGCGGCCTCGGGCCCGCCCCTGCGGCGCCCAGCCCTTTCGGGCAGAACCCGTTCCGGCAGAACCCGTTCGGGCCCGAAGCCCTCGCCGCGGGCGCGTTCGCGGACGTGCCGCGCCGGGTGTTCTTCCCACGCGGCAGCGTCGCCCGCGCCCGGAGCGTCCCGGAGCTCCGTCCGCCGCTCACGGAGCGGTCGGTCGGCGCCGTCCTCGCCCTGATGGAGGCCGAGGTGCTCCGCCGCTTCGAGCACGCCGCCGCGCGTCACGACGGCGCGGAGGGGCCGGCGGGCGCGGTCGCCGAGGTCGCCGTGATCGACACCGGGTTGGCGGCCGTTCCCGTGCCGGCCACCGAGCGCACGACCGCCAAGGCGCTGGTGCCGCTTCCGCGCGGCAGCGCGGTGCCGCTGCCGGCCGGGGACGTCGTCCGGCTCTTCCTGCACTGGAAGGAGCCGCCCGGGGTGACGGTCGACCTTGACCTGTCCGTCGCCTTCTACGGGGCGGACTGGCGGCTGCTGGGCATGTGCGACTACACGCGGCTGGTGTGGGGTCAGCGGCATGCCGTGCACTCGGGCGACCTCACCTCCGCGCCGGCGCCGGACGGCGCCACCGAGTACGTCGACCTCGATCTGCCGGCGCTGGCCGCCGACGGCGTGCGGTACGCCGTGCCCGTGGTCTTCGGCTACAACGACGTCCCGTTCGAGCGGCTGCCGGACGCCTTCGCGGGCCTGCTGGCCTGTGATCCCGCCGCGGGCGACCTGGCCGGCGGGGCTCCGGCGGCCGGCTCGCGCCGCCAGCGGCGCCCACGGCGGAGCAGGCGTGGCCGTCCCGGCGGCGCCCACTACAACCCCGGTGCGGTGCGGCAGCGCTTCGACCTCACCGGCGACTCGCGGGTGTGCGTGCCGCTGGTGGTGGACCTGGCCGGGCGCACCGCGCTGTGGGTGGACACCCATCTGGGCGCGGTCGGCGGCACGCACGGCGTGGCCCGGCACGGGCGGGCCATCGGCCTGCTCGCCCGGGACCTCACCCGCTGTTTCGAGCCGGGACGACGGGTGTCCATGCGGGAGCTGGCCGTCTGGCGGGCGGCGGCCGGTGGGGCCGCGGAGATCGTCGAGCGGGACGCCGACGGCGCGCTGTGGTCCTGGCGCCGCGGGACTGCGGAGGCCGCCGCGGCCTTCGCCACCCGGGTGCTGGCGGGCGCCGCGCCCGACGGGGTGCCGGCGGTGGCCGTGGACCGGCGCGTGGGAACGGGGACGGCCGGGGAACCTCGCCGCCCCGAGGAGGCGGCCGGGGCGGCCGGGGCCCCGGACCCGGTGGCCGCGCTGATCGGCCGGCGGCGCGCCTTCCTGGCGCTGCGGGACGGCACCGCGCGTCCGGTGGAGGCCCGCGGCACGGTCTACCGGGTCTTCCCCGGCGAGGTGGACGGCTGCCCGAACCTGGAGCGGCTCACGGCCGGTGACCTCCTCGCGGAACTCGCGCCGCCCGGCTCCTCCGACGTGCCCACCGGCGAGACGGTCGCCGGCCCCGCCGCCCGGCCGGCGGGGCGGGACGGGCGCTGA
- a CDS encoding vWA domain-containing protein — protein MAIDYVKRPSGDPDGGGGRGPGSAISLEKIQATAPGLVPLYTSAGVSLAKHRLSGQRAAVYLVLDRSGSMRDFYRNGSVQHLAEQALGLSAHFDDDGTVPVVFFSTEIDGVHEIGLDDYEGRVSELHAAMGRMGRTNYAAAMETVIDHYRGSGASDPAYVIFQTDGGPISKRAAERVLCQASGLPIFWQFVGFGEDEFTFLRKLDELAVPQKRVVDNANFFPAGRDPHSIPDTTLYDRLMGEFPQWLSAARHAGILG, from the coding sequence ATGGCCATCGACTACGTCAAGCGTCCCTCCGGTGATCCGGACGGGGGCGGTGGCCGGGGGCCGGGGTCGGCGATCAGCCTGGAGAAGATCCAGGCCACCGCGCCGGGCCTGGTGCCGCTGTACACCTCGGCGGGGGTTTCGCTGGCCAAGCACCGGCTGAGCGGTCAGCGGGCGGCCGTGTACCTCGTGCTGGACCGGTCCGGCAGCATGCGGGACTTCTACCGCAACGGGTCGGTGCAGCACCTCGCCGAGCAGGCGCTCGGGCTCTCCGCGCACTTCGACGACGACGGCACGGTGCCGGTGGTGTTCTTCTCCACCGAGATCGACGGCGTGCACGAGATAGGGCTGGACGACTACGAGGGGCGCGTGAGCGAGCTGCACGCCGCGATGGGGCGCATGGGGCGGACCAACTACGCGGCGGCGATGGAGACGGTGATCGACCACTACCGCGGCTCGGGCGCCAGCGATCCGGCGTACGTGATCTTCCAGACGGACGGTGGGCCGATCAGCAAGCGGGCCGCGGAGCGGGTGCTTTGCCAGGCGTCGGGGCTGCCGATCTTCTGGCAGTTCGTGGGGTTCGGCGAGGACGAGTTCACGTTCCTGCGCAAGTTGGACGAGCTGGCGGTGCCGCAGAAGCGGGTGGTCGACAACGCGAACTTCTTCCCGGCCGGGCGGGACCCGCACAGCATCCCGGACACCACGCTCTACGACCGGCTGATGGGCGAGTTCCCGCAGTGGCTCTCGGCGGCCCGACACGCCGGCATCCTGGGCTGA
- a CDS encoding DUF6401 family natural product biosynthesis protein, whose amino-acid sequence MFMEEFSAGGQAPDPLRWAMEEFGHRLAHMPYDPALVAAVDQHAAEVRDAIELGRETLGDYLLGFVDGLREQGWEPYTAPDPFAMLRLSAVCWLAREHGFLADETSA is encoded by the coding sequence ATGTTCATGGAGGAGTTTTCCGCGGGCGGGCAGGCGCCCGACCCGCTGCGGTGGGCGATGGAGGAGTTCGGACACCGGCTCGCGCACATGCCGTACGACCCGGCGCTGGTGGCGGCGGTGGACCAGCATGCGGCCGAAGTGCGTGACGCCATCGAGTTGGGGCGCGAGACGCTCGGCGACTACCTCCTCGGGTTCGTCGACGGGCTGCGCGAGCAGGGTTGGGAGCCCTACACCGCGCCGGACCCGTTCGCGATGCTGCGGCTGTCGGCCGTCTGCTGGCTGGCCCGCGAGCACGGCTTCCTGGCGGACGAGACCTCCGCCTGA
- a CDS encoding mechanosensitive ion channel family protein produces MSDTTTLAIDIEGGISNAWNSVAAFVPRLIACLAVLVIGWIIAKVVAKVVDKVLERVGFDRAVERGGIARAMRNSKYDASDLVAKLFYYAVLLITLQVAFSVFGPNPISTMLAGVVSWLPKAAVAIVIVVIAAAIAAGVKDLITGALGGLSYGRALATAAAVFIVGLGLIAALNQIGVAVTVTVPVLITVLATIGGILVVGVGGGLVRPMQQRWERWLTAAEEQGPQAQSQLAAYQRGRRDAQGRVTAPGETTQAGAPGAAGTTTGASGATGTTATGPDRTTGGR; encoded by the coding sequence ATGAGCGACACGACAACACTGGCCATCGACATCGAGGGCGGCATATCGAACGCCTGGAACTCCGTCGCCGCGTTCGTGCCGCGGCTCATCGCCTGCCTCGCGGTCCTGGTCATCGGCTGGATCATCGCGAAGGTCGTGGCGAAGGTCGTCGACAAGGTCCTGGAGCGCGTCGGCTTCGACCGTGCCGTCGAACGCGGCGGCATCGCCCGTGCCATGCGCAACTCCAAGTACGACGCGTCTGATCTCGTCGCGAAGCTCTTCTACTACGCGGTCCTGCTGATCACCCTCCAGGTCGCCTTCTCCGTCTTCGGCCCGAACCCGATCAGCACCATGCTGGCCGGCGTGGTGTCCTGGCTGCCCAAGGCCGCGGTCGCGATCGTGATCGTGGTGATCGCCGCCGCCATCGCCGCCGGCGTGAAGGACCTGATCACCGGGGCGCTCGGCGGTCTGTCCTACGGCCGGGCGCTGGCGACCGCCGCCGCCGTCTTCATCGTCGGCCTCGGGTTGATCGCGGCGCTGAACCAGATCGGTGTGGCGGTCACCGTCACCGTGCCCGTGCTGATCACCGTGCTGGCGACGATCGGCGGCATCCTGGTCGTCGGCGTCGGTGGCGGACTCGTCCGCCCGATGCAGCAGCGCTGGGAGCGCTGGCTGACCGCTGCGGAGGAGCAGGGCCCGCAGGCGCAGTCGCAGTTGGCGGCCTACCAGCGCGGACGCCGGGACGCCCAGGGCCGGGTCACCGCCCCGGGCGAGACGACCCAGGCCGGCGCCCCTGGCGCGGCCGGCACGACGACGGGAGCCTCCGGCGCCACCGGGACAACGGCCACCGGCCCGGACCGCACAACCGGCGGACGCTGA
- a CDS encoding DEAD/DEAH box helicase, with amino-acid sequence MRYQGHCDRCGVVVLPGEPGFWHAVTKKVRCSSCSPLNAPAERAVSGGMPRWLAEIGRPRAGNSWQQLVAYAYGAAERSALCPLPRFDQRRQWRELELSEERVISSGGRTLTEDQDLADLAAEAESAGGREVLYGWPLVVAADARGELTCGPLAAVRLAPPVRAGDEAGARPGHAAPPARPRRRDASPLASPRHGAPAAAIPRQRGQATPAVHDAPAGAARAGHAPAAVAAQPLRPPRPSDPDPPEPEPPEPFAVVDDLVLVLRASLDERHYAGLDLEEVQPLLDQPLPSGDPGAVADLLTKVADTAGMPVHEPLDPHHLATGPLPRVPGVYNRAMALVRESDQITRSLRGDLREMYTARPEEWRRTAARFLLEPAGPTVASDLPVVTPVPLNAAQERGVRLAIGSPLTVITGPPGTGKSQLIAALVATARAAGMTALVASTNNGAVDVAARRASAAHPAALLRTGSRRHRTQLAARLVRLIEDTGPPSRDPADTLAEVTRAAAARARAEADSAAHADELVRLHRLAREVTELAGRLWGETGHHPAEPPTGRPVGAAPGSPPDAAPGVSSGVSSGGDGPAAEPGGPTSRARHAAPASAPPAPFAHAPSADPGAPPAPRPERGAPPPATPSPPDGAALDVAALRERAERVAEARVAAVRRARRLLTGAGVRPELLRDPAAALETLLRWADGRLELDRAATDPRYGARAWLAEEDALRGADRSWAAAGREHARTEAAHRLQRGRPRLTRLLQLCRADDADPGRALQEAMAVLPAWGTSTLSTRPSFGCDPALFDLVIVDEASQCPLAHLLPLAYRARRLVVIGDPHQLPPVVTTPRHEAEAVATAVGWDYRDLVERHLAFGVDSAYTTLAARLPEPPHLLDEHYRCHPRIADYLDRTFYSGRLGTLTDVAALPAVPEPGLHWHTVTGGAAEGTPGGGGRTNRAEAAAVRDWVREHADRLVAAGAGLGVVTPFAAQARLLESVLRGVVEEERRRALGLRVGTAHVFQGDERDVMLFSPVVAEGMPAGSAGWINDNAYLVNVAASRARAALVVFGDAAAAERFDIPALVALHRAATDGAGPAASAPLSDPLAVAHPLALADGAAEPVAGGEGTAGADEAAAPGSPPAVPGAGPGRLLALLREPLAARGCALDGPTRVAGYAVDALAHGADGTAVALRVDGHAVDGPAGEAAVGRTRRHALQRDRVVERSGTPVLRIAAWRLLADREAVAEEVLHALRAPRGPDGPGGPGPR; translated from the coding sequence ATGCGTTACCAGGGGCACTGCGACCGGTGCGGAGTGGTGGTGCTTCCCGGCGAGCCGGGATTCTGGCACGCGGTCACCAAGAAGGTCCGGTGCTCCTCCTGCTCTCCGCTGAACGCCCCCGCGGAGCGGGCGGTTTCCGGCGGCATGCCCCGCTGGCTCGCCGAGATCGGGCGACCCCGCGCCGGGAATTCCTGGCAACAACTCGTGGCCTACGCCTATGGCGCCGCCGAACGGTCCGCGCTCTGCCCGCTCCCGCGATTCGACCAGCGGCGGCAGTGGCGGGAACTGGAGCTCAGCGAGGAACGCGTGATCTCCTCGGGCGGCCGCACCCTCACCGAGGACCAGGACCTGGCCGACCTGGCCGCGGAGGCGGAATCCGCAGGCGGCCGGGAGGTGCTCTACGGATGGCCGCTGGTCGTCGCGGCGGACGCCCGCGGCGAGCTCACCTGCGGCCCACTCGCCGCGGTGCGGCTCGCGCCCCCGGTACGCGCCGGCGACGAGGCCGGTGCCCGACCCGGGCACGCCGCACCCCCCGCCCGGCCCCGGAGGAGGGACGCCTCGCCCCTCGCGTCCCCGCGCCACGGCGCCCCCGCCGCCGCCATCCCACGGCAACGCGGTCAGGCCACCCCCGCCGTACACGACGCCCCCGCCGGCGCCGCCCGGGCCGGCCACGCGCCCGCCGCCGTCGCGGCCCAGCCGCTGCGCCCGCCCCGCCCCAGCGACCCCGACCCACCGGAACCCGAACCACCCGAACCCTTCGCCGTCGTCGACGACCTGGTGCTGGTGCTCCGCGCCAGCCTCGACGAACGCCACTACGCCGGGCTGGACCTGGAGGAGGTCCAGCCGCTGCTCGACCAGCCGCTGCCGTCCGGCGACCCCGGCGCCGTCGCCGACCTGCTCACCAAGGTCGCCGACACCGCCGGCATGCCGGTGCACGAACCCCTCGACCCCCACCACCTCGCCACCGGCCCGCTGCCGCGCGTCCCCGGCGTCTACAACCGCGCCATGGCGCTGGTGCGGGAGAGCGACCAGATCACCCGCTCACTCCGCGGCGACCTGCGGGAGATGTACACCGCCCGCCCCGAGGAGTGGCGCCGCACCGCCGCCCGCTTCCTCCTCGAACCCGCGGGGCCGACGGTCGCCTCCGACCTCCCCGTCGTCACCCCCGTCCCCCTGAACGCCGCCCAGGAGCGGGGCGTGCGGCTCGCCATCGGCTCGCCCCTCACCGTCATCACCGGACCGCCCGGCACCGGCAAGAGCCAGCTCATCGCCGCCCTGGTCGCCACCGCGCGCGCCGCCGGGATGACCGCGCTGGTCGCCTCCACCAACAACGGCGCGGTGGACGTCGCCGCCCGGCGCGCCAGCGCCGCCCACCCGGCCGCACTGCTGCGCACCGGCAGCCGCCGGCACCGCACCCAGCTCGCCGCCCGGCTCGTCCGGCTCATCGAGGACACCGGCCCGCCCTCGCGCGACCCCGCGGACACCCTGGCCGAGGTCACCCGCGCCGCCGCCGCGCGTGCCCGGGCCGAGGCCGACTCCGCCGCCCACGCCGACGAACTCGTCCGGCTCCACCGCCTCGCCCGTGAGGTGACGGAGCTGGCCGGCCGCCTGTGGGGCGAGACGGGCCACCACCCGGCCGAACCCCCGACAGGCCGCCCGGTCGGTGCCGCGCCCGGTTCCCCGCCGGACGCCGCGCCCGGCGTCTCGTCCGGAGTCTCGTCCGGCGGCGACGGGCCGGCCGCGGAGCCGGGCGGCCCGACGTCCCGCGCCCGCCACGCCGCACCCGCGTCCGCCCCGCCCGCGCCCTTCGCACACGCCCCGAGTGCCGATCCGGGCGCCCCGCCCGCCCCGAGGCCCGAACGCGGCGCGCCGCCCCCAGCCACCCCCTCGCCCCCGGACGGGGCGGCACTGGACGTGGCGGCCCTGCGGGAGCGTGCCGAACGCGTCGCCGAGGCCCGGGTCGCCGCCGTCCGGCGGGCCCGCCGGCTCCTCACCGGCGCCGGCGTCCGCCCGGAACTGCTCCGGGACCCGGCCGCCGCCCTGGAGACGCTGCTGCGCTGGGCGGACGGCCGGCTGGAACTCGACCGCGCCGCCACCGACCCCCGCTACGGCGCCCGCGCCTGGCTGGCCGAGGAGGACGCCCTCCGGGGCGCCGACCGGAGCTGGGCGGCGGCCGGCCGGGAGCACGCCCGCACCGAGGCGGCGCACCGCCTGCAGCGGGGGCGGCCGCGACTGACCCGGCTGCTCCAACTGTGCCGCGCCGACGACGCCGATCCCGGGCGGGCCCTCCAGGAGGCGATGGCCGTCCTGCCCGCCTGGGGCACCTCAACCCTCTCCACCCGCCCCAGCTTCGGCTGCGACCCCGCCCTGTTCGACCTGGTGATCGTGGACGAGGCCTCCCAGTGCCCGCTCGCCCACCTGCTCCCGCTGGCCTACCGGGCGCGGCGGCTGGTCGTCATCGGGGACCCGCACCAGCTCCCGCCGGTGGTCACCACGCCGCGCCACGAGGCCGAGGCGGTGGCCACCGCCGTCGGCTGGGACTACCGGGACCTCGTCGAGCGCCACCTCGCCTTCGGCGTCGACTCCGCCTACACCACCCTCGCCGCCCGGCTCCCCGAGCCGCCGCACCTGCTCGACGAGCACTACCGGTGCCACCCGCGCATCGCCGACTACCTGGACCGCACCTTCTACTCCGGCCGGCTCGGCACGCTCACCGACGTCGCCGCCCTCCCGGCCGTGCCGGAGCCCGGCCTGCACTGGCACACGGTGACCGGCGGCGCGGCCGAGGGCACCCCGGGCGGCGGTGGACGCACCAACCGGGCCGAGGCCGCCGCGGTGCGGGACTGGGTGCGCGAGCACGCCGACCGGCTGGTGGCCGCGGGGGCCGGCCTCGGCGTCGTCACCCCCTTCGCCGCGCAGGCGCGGCTGCTGGAGAGCGTGCTGCGCGGCGTGGTGGAGGAGGAGCGGCGCCGCGCGCTGGGGCTGCGGGTCGGCACGGCGCACGTCTTCCAGGGGGACGAGCGGGACGTCATGCTGTTCAGCCCGGTGGTGGCCGAGGGCATGCCGGCCGGCAGCGCCGGCTGGATCAACGACAACGCCTACCTGGTCAACGTGGCGGCCAGCCGGGCGCGGGCCGCCCTGGTGGTGTTCGGCGACGCGGCGGCGGCCGAGCGGTTCGACATCCCCGCCCTGGTGGCCCTGCACCGCGCCGCGACCGACGGCGCCGGCCCGGCCGCGTCCGCCCCGTTGTCCGACCCGTTGGCGGTGGCCCACCCATTGGCGTTGGCCGACGGGGCCGCGGAGCCGGTGGCCGGTGGGGAGGGGACGGCCGGCGCGGACGAGGCGGCGGCCCCGGGCTCCCCACCCGCCGTCCCGGGGGCTGGCCCGGGGCGCCTGCTGGCCCTCCTGCGGGAACCGCTGGCCGCGCGTGGCTGCGCCCTCGACGGCCCGACGCGGGTGGCCGGCTACGCGGTGGACGCGCTGGCGCACGGGGCCGACGGAACGGCGGTCGCCCTGCGGGTGGACGGCCACGCCGTCGACGGCCCGGCCGGCGAGGCGGCCGTGGGCCGGACACGCCGGCACGCCCTGCAGCGGGACCGGGTGGTGGAACGGTCCGGCACCCCCGTCCTGCGGATCGCCGCCTGGCGGCTGCTCGCGGACCGGGAGGCCGTGGCGGAGGAGGTGCTGCACGCCCTGCGCGCCCCGCGCGGACCTGACGGCCCCGGAGGGCCGGGCCCGCGCTGA